In one window of Armatimonadia bacterium DNA:
- a CDS encoding class I SAM-dependent methyltransferase, with amino-acid sequence MPRPCDLCGSSNLRRWDTQHGIDVLVCDACGMARAEVPEGYAEEAEELYDADYYKGMEYDRKWRFRQRRAKRWIHYLEEYRQPPGNLLDIGCSMGYYLFAAKTLGWTPFGTDISHHAVAETEKLGFRAFWSVHPTDFPDWLPPLDAVTATHVVEHFQDPVDYLGALRERMAPGGVVYIEVPNFQKILRLGPKVPYVGPPHHAQFYTLDTLKGIVSKAGWTVLPSPRVRRRYASARPHRWLPELLVHCPRESMREHNARSGLLSNLHIFARAEGTAH; translated from the coding sequence ATGCCACGTCCTTGTGACCTGTGTGGGTCTAGCAACCTGCGGAGATGGGACACGCAGCATGGTATCGACGTCTTGGTCTGCGACGCCTGCGGAATGGCAAGAGCCGAGGTCCCCGAGGGGTATGCCGAAGAGGCCGAGGAACTCTATGACGCCGACTACTACAAGGGCATGGAGTATGACCGCAAGTGGCGCTTTCGGCAGCGGCGCGCCAAGCGCTGGATCCACTACCTGGAGGAGTACCGGCAGCCACCCGGGAATCTGCTCGACATCGGCTGCTCGATGGGCTACTACCTGTTCGCGGCGAAGACCCTCGGCTGGACGCCCTTCGGTACGGACATCTCTCACCACGCCGTCGCTGAGACGGAGAAGCTGGGGTTCCGCGCCTTCTGGTCGGTGCATCCCACCGACTTCCCAGACTGGCTTCCGCCGCTCGATGCGGTGACGGCGACGCACGTGGTGGAGCACTTCCAGGACCCGGTCGACTACCTGGGAGCCCTGCGCGAGCGGATGGCGCCCGGCGGCGTGGTCTACATTGAGGTTCCCAACTTCCAGAAGATCCTGCGCCTTGGGCCGAAGGTTCCCTATGTCGGGCCGCCCCATCATGCGCAGTTCTACACCCTCGACACGCTGAAGGGGATCGTGTCCAAGGCAGGCTGGACCGTGCTGCCCTCGCCGAGAGTCCGCCGGCGCTATGCCTCGGCCCGTCCGCACCGGTGGCTGCCTGAGCTCCTGGTGCATTGCCCACGTGAGTCGATGCGGGAGCACAATGCCCGCTCAGGTCTCCTGTCCAACCTGCATATCTTCGCCCGCGCCGAGGGCACAGCGCACTGA
- a CDS encoding 3-dehydroquinate synthase II: MKLVWVQADPWDKDLVTAALESGADGVLIPAGKSDQVRSLGLITTIAPDGDLKLGEQVLQVDITGKEGERAALAAGKAGLVIVRATDWTVIPLENLIAEGARVIAQVRSAQEALLAVTTLESGTAGVLLVTDDPAEIKRTVAAVKSEAEQVHLQPATITEVRPAGMGDRVCVDTCTNMGVGEGMLVGNSSAAMFLVHCECVENPYVACRPFRVNAGPVHAYVQVPGERTRYLSELQSGDEALIVSFEGKTRVTTVGRSKVERRPLLLVRAQAEGKELSAILQNAETIRLVTPEGRPVSVVELKPGMQVLVQLESAGRHFGVKIEETIQEQ; this comes from the coding sequence ATGAAACTCGTATGGGTACAGGCAGACCCCTGGGATAAGGACCTCGTGACGGCAGCCCTGGAATCCGGCGCCGACGGCGTCCTGATTCCGGCGGGAAAGAGCGACCAGGTGAGGTCCCTCGGGCTCATCACCACCATCGCGCCCGATGGTGACCTCAAGCTGGGCGAGCAGGTCCTGCAGGTTGACATCACCGGCAAGGAGGGCGAACGAGCCGCCCTGGCCGCCGGGAAGGCAGGCCTGGTGATCGTCCGCGCTACCGACTGGACCGTCATCCCGCTGGAGAACCTCATCGCCGAGGGCGCCCGAGTCATCGCACAGGTTCGGTCGGCCCAGGAGGCGCTGCTCGCCGTCACCACTCTCGAGAGCGGGACAGCCGGTGTGCTGCTCGTCACCGACGACCCGGCCGAGATCAAGCGTACCGTCGCCGCGGTCAAGAGCGAGGCGGAGCAGGTGCATCTGCAGCCCGCGACGATCACCGAGGTGCGACCGGCGGGAATGGGCGACCGCGTCTGCGTCGACACCTGCACCAACATGGGCGTCGGTGAGGGAATGCTCGTCGGCAACAGCAGTGCTGCGATGTTCCTGGTCCACTGCGAGTGCGTGGAGAACCCCTATGTCGCCTGCCGTCCCTTCCGCGTGAACGCCGGGCCGGTCCATGCCTATGTCCAGGTGCCCGGTGAGCGAACGCGCTACCTCTCGGAGTTGCAGAGCGGTGACGAGGCGCTGATCGTGAGCTTTGAGGGCAAGACGCGCGTCACAACCGTGGGCCGCTCGAAGGTCGAGCGCCGCCCCCTGCTACTGGTGCGGGCGCAGGCTGAAGGCAAGGAGCTGTCGGCGATCCTGCAGAATGCGGAGACGATTCGCCTGGTCACCCCCGAGGGCCGTCCGGTGAGTGTGGTGGAGCTGAAGCCGGGGATGCAAGTGCTGGTGCAACTGGAGAGTGCCGGCAGGCACTTCGGCGTGAAGATCGAGGAGACCATCCAGGAGCAGTAA
- a CDS encoding alcohol dehydrogenase catalytic domain-containing protein has protein sequence MKAARLFAARDVRLVDDPPVEVQPGKILVKIQAVAICASDVNMYEDGHSGGVWPDHPMIQGHEFSGVVAALGEGVEGPAVGTRVAVEPTWPCGKCDSCLRGLENICRHVIFPSYPNEDGALREYMNCPPFAVHAVDPEVSPVKAALMEPLGVGVHAVRLANLQPGEKIAILGAGTIGMCVMAAAKAYGHTDISVAEPKVDRQELPRKMGAKFVAASAEELEELMAEPTMQPDVVFECSGDNEAPQQAMKLARPAGRVIVVGIPHPDEVTFNSTIPRRKELTVTFSRRSRNTLGECVRLVETGEVDLDLFPFQEFKLDDVVEAFKAAQERPEGVLRVIVRCDQD, from the coding sequence ATGAAAGCTGCTCGTTTGTTCGCCGCTCGTGACGTGCGCCTGGTCGACGACCCGCCAGTTGAAGTGCAGCCGGGCAAGATCCTCGTCAAGATTCAGGCCGTAGCTATCTGCGCCTCCGACGTCAACATGTACGAGGACGGCCACTCCGGCGGTGTCTGGCCGGATCACCCGATGATCCAGGGCCATGAGTTCTCCGGTGTCGTCGCCGCTCTCGGTGAGGGTGTTGAGGGACCTGCCGTGGGCACGCGGGTGGCCGTCGAGCCCACCTGGCCCTGCGGCAAGTGCGATAGCTGCCTGCGCGGCCTCGAGAACATCTGCCGCCACGTGATCTTCCCCAGCTACCCCAACGAAGACGGGGCGCTGCGCGAGTACATGAACTGCCCGCCCTTCGCGGTCCATGCGGTCGATCCCGAAGTCAGCCCGGTGAAGGCCGCGCTGATGGAGCCCCTGGGGGTCGGTGTGCATGCGGTGCGACTGGCCAACCTCCAGCCCGGCGAGAAGATCGCCATCCTCGGCGCCGGCACCATCGGTATGTGCGTGATGGCCGCCGCGAAGGCCTACGGACACACCGACATCAGCGTCGCCGAGCCGAAGGTCGACCGCCAGGAGCTGCCGCGGAAGATGGGCGCCAAGTTCGTTGCCGCCTCCGCGGAGGAACTCGAAGAGCTGATGGCCGAGCCGACCATGCAGCCCGACGTCGTCTTTGAGTGCTCCGGCGACAACGAGGCACCGCAGCAGGCCATGAAGCTTGCCCGGCCGGCCGGTCGCGTGATCGTCGTCGGCATCCCGCACCCCGACGAGGTTACCTTCAACTCCACCATTCCCCGGCGCAAGGAGCTCACCGTGACCTTCTCGCGACGCTCCCGGAACACGCTGGGCGAGTGTGTGCGACTCGTCGAGACCGGCGAGGTCGATCTCGACCTGTTCCCCTTCCAGGAGTTCAAGCTCGACGACGTGGTGGAAGCCTTCAAGGCCGCCCAGGAGCGCCCGGAGGGAGTTCTGCGGGTGATCGTCCGCTGCGATCAGGACTAA
- a CDS encoding 2-amino-3,7-dideoxy-D-threo-hept-6-ulosonate synthase — translation MLGKSIRLERICNRLDGRTVIVPMDHGVTMGPIPGLIDMPAAVDKVAGGGADAVLGHVGLPLMGHRGYGRDVGLILHLSASTSLAPDPNRKVLVSSVERAIRYGADAVSIHVNLGAQDESDMLRDFGKVARKCENWQMPLVAMVYTRGAKIQSEYDVKVVRHAARVAAEIGADVVKVNYTGSADTFREVVEGCGGHRVGGIKVVIAGGEKMETDREILEMVQGAIEAGSAGVSIGRNAFQHERPDLIVAAIVALVHGHKSLEEALEIVQRN, via the coding sequence ATGCTTGGAAAGTCGATCCGTCTTGAGCGCATCTGCAACCGTCTCGACGGCCGTACCGTTATCGTCCCCATGGACCACGGTGTGACGATGGGCCCGATCCCCGGCCTCATCGATATGCCCGCCGCCGTAGACAAAGTTGCCGGCGGTGGCGCCGACGCCGTCCTGGGACATGTCGGCCTGCCCCTCATGGGTCATCGTGGCTACGGCCGCGACGTAGGCCTCATCTTGCACCTGTCCGCCAGCACCTCACTGGCTCCCGACCCGAACCGCAAGGTCCTGGTAAGCAGCGTCGAGCGGGCCATCAGGTACGGTGCCGATGCCGTCTCGATCCATGTGAATCTGGGCGCCCAGGACGAGAGCGACATGCTGCGCGACTTCGGCAAGGTCGCCCGCAAGTGCGAGAACTGGCAGATGCCGCTGGTCGCCATGGTCTACACGCGAGGGGCCAAGATCCAGAGCGAGTATGACGTGAAGGTCGTCCGCCATGCCGCTCGGGTGGCTGCTGAGATCGGGGCCGACGTGGTCAAGGTCAACTACACCGGCAGCGCCGACACCTTCCGCGAGGTCGTCGAGGGCTGCGGTGGTCATCGTGTTGGCGGCATCAAGGTCGTCATCGCCGGTGGCGAGAAGATGGAGACCGACCGCGAGATACTCGAGATGGTCCAGGGGGCGATCGAAGCCGGCAGCGCGGGTGTCTCCATCGGACGCAACGCCTTCCAGCACGAGCGGCCTGACCTCATCGTCGCCGCCATCGTCGCTCTCGTCCACGGCCACAAGAGCCTCGAGGAAGCCCTGGAGATCGTGCAGCGGAACTGA